CTTTTTTAACTGTATTCTGtggctgttttcagtttgtaaaCCACAACTTGACAAACGCAGTCAAACTTATCCACATGTCAtcatattaaaaacaatatttaacacaatctCCAGGAAAtagtgtgcgtttgtgtgtgttccaGTCACTTTGTCATTGAGTCAGTGTAGACTAACAGCTGTGGTCCTGCTCGTCTGCAGTGGACCCGTGCTGGTTGTGTTCGGGGGACATGGGGGACCTCAGGGGTGTCCGGGGCGACGGGCAGTGGTCTTTCTGTTTACAGCTCCGCGGGCTCCTGTACATGCTGCTCTCTCCTGCGTCTGCTGAGGGGGCGCGGTCGAAGGAGATGGTGCCGTTGTTGAGGTCCAGCGTGGTGGGCGGGGACATGTCTGGGCTGGAGGAGTGGTGGTACAGGTCAGAGGGGCAGTCTCCCAGCACCGGCTCCTGTTTGATGGCCCGGGCCACGAGCTCAGAGGTGCACACAGAGGGAGTAGGGACTAGAGTGAGGCCGTGGGCGCGCGCTTGGATCTCCAGCTCCTGTGGATAAATGGAAAAGTGAAAGGTTATTGTGTCGTTCTTTAGGTACAATGTCgcctaaacaaataaaactaaccATCTTTGTTATACATGTGATGCCCATTTGGTGCTTATAGGTTATAGGTCAGTGAAAGCATGAGTTTTGATTCAtttctttactcttaaaccttgtgtgaACTTGTTTTGAGTAAGAATGCTGCACGTGCTTATTTTATGACGTCCTCACTGCCACCTGTTGCTTCTGTGACAACAGGTTTTGCAATCCATCCTTTCAGTGTGTGCAAGCGTTCTTTTCAGTGACGTCTTCCACCTTCTGGTAACAGTTAACGGTCTACACATTTGTGACTTTGTACGGGCAGTATGTAAAATTTGTTTAAGTCTTTTATATAGAACCAGATTGCCTCTTTCTCAGGGTATAAGTACAGGGAAGAATCTTTTTTAATGTAACACTGATGTCTGTACCATCCTCTCCTGACGTCAGATAAAACTTGTTTCAATTCATTATCCTAGACTGTCCTTGGCATAAAATGTTTCAGAACCACTGGGTTAGATCATACAGTAATCATTTATACTTTAACATTTTTGacaataaactaaattaaatgcTCATAATAGTTAAAATGTTCTGTTATACTGTATGAATTGACATATGCTTTTTCAATCTTGCATAAAATATACTCGCAAATGAAATCAATAACAatcaaactattttttttttaaatataaatagatCCCAAACAGAGTGGACAACATATCCTGCAAGAATAATCAtgtgtaaatggtaaatggggccgggtcatgggggcagcaggactcccagacgtcccccaccccagacacgtcctccagctcctccggttggaccccaaggcgttcccaggtcagccgagagacacagtccctccagcgtgtcctgggtcttccccggggcgtcctcccggtgggacaagCCTGGAACACCTCCTTCTTGGGTCTAGTtgtaaatttaccttttagacAATTTGAGAATGCATTGCTCTCATTCAGGAAAACTCTTGTCCCATTTGAGAGcattacattttcaaattcaaTCTGAAAAGCAGCAGTACCTGTATTCTGAGCAGGAGGTGTCGGTTGGTGTGCTCCAGCTTCCTCTGTCGACAGTCCAGCTCCTTGGCCCTCTGCTGATCTCGCTGCAGTTTCCGGATGTAATCTACAGAAGCTTTGAGAATGGTGCCCTTATTCCAGCGCATGTCCctaacatacacacaacacagggCACGAGTCAGCTGACAGTCACATGGTTTCATCTTGTAGTAATTAGCCACTTTAGCTTTAGCGTTTGAGTTGATAATTAGCAGAAACACTCACGGATCATTGGACTTGGGTATCAACGTGCCCAGTTCTTTGATGCGATCGTTAATGTTAAATCTTCGTCTTCTCTCAACTGCAAAATCAAGAGAAAagtcaatgcaatttcccatagaaatataaaaaaaagtgataaaagTAGGGCTGAGCGATTAGAAAAAGTGTATTGTGATTTGACTGACAAGCGTTCCGATTGCAATTAGATTTccgatttatgtttaaatttcACATTGTAAACGTCCaaatgactgaaatatgaactgacaaactaatgcacgttcacatttcagaacatgtttgtacagatctgcaTTACGGGGGTAGAATCGTTGTTTGACAAGAAAATGATGGTGATAATGACACTGCAGCCTTTgttatttgctaattgcatccgctaaaattgcaatttcaattcgttagcgattaatcttgcagcccaagataaaaataacacatacaCTTACTTAAATTGTGGTTGTCtttcttctgtctttctttaGCCAGAGCGCGGACTTCAGCTTCTatgaaaataataacataaacgTGACATATACCATATTTTACATTGGTATAGCTTGATGTTCCTATTGCAATAACTTCGTATGTGTTGCATTTCATTGATATTGTGTGCACTTTGCTCTACACGTGatcacacactgtaaatcaGAGTTAGTTTGTATGTTGCTTACCTACTGGAAAACCCTCTGGCCTTTGATAGTTTTCATAGTGGCCACAGGATCCAGTCTTGTCCAGAACTTGCTTCAAGCCAGGAGCTAGAGTAAAGTGCACACAATACCAACATTGGCCTAAATCACACAACATAGTCTCCCCCAGTGAAGTATAAAtcaataaaagtaaagaaataatGGACACTGGGGCTGTGGCAACTGTGGCGGCCATCTTGGGACTGTACGACGAGCAATATTCAAATAGAAAATCATGCAAAAatactgattaaaagtctgtaattCATATATAATGGTAGCTTTATTGACCCAGAAATGCAGGAAACTCAATGACAGTATATATTTGGCTATAAATAATGTTTGGGtaacatttaaatacagtttggGTAACATTTATTAAACACGTAAACATTTATTGGtcaattttaacagtttttttcaagttttttcacAGTATAATGGAACCTGGACATCTGTTAAAGCACAAGGAAGTCAAAAGTTATCCCTACTACTTTGCACGAATGTGACTGAATGTTTAATACTATAGGTTACCATGGCGACGTTCACTAGTTTTATTAAACCTACTTCATCATTAGTGTAACAGGCTGTGCTAAACTCCATTTACAACACTAAAAAACACAATACtgcagaaaaaaatccatttagACCTGTAAAATCAGAGGCTTACCGGTGTATTCCCTTTTGAGGTTGGGTGGGCAGGAGTTACTGATCCCGAGACCCGGCATAGGGAGTCCCTGGTTTCCGTACACGTCAAGGATATTATTTGAAACAGGAAGCTATAAAgcacaataaacaacaacacaacaataattagaagtgtcttttttttgttctgtgtgaggtgaagttgtgtttttaggGTCATTTCACCATCTGTCCAGGGATTACACATGAAAAATTGCCTGTGGATACTGCACACAGCGTCTTACCCCGTTGTTCATCTGTATTCCAGCATCCATGAGCCCCAGAACCTCCTCACTGTAACTCGACTCAAGGCTGATAATATCGTCAATGACATCGTCCATCTAACATGAAGACACAGGTTTCAGTAAAAGAACAAATGATTGGAAAAAAAGACATCATAAATTTGCGATACCTCTTTCTCACAGTTGGAGCCCAGCGTCAGCAGGGCCATGGGGCTGTTGGGGGCGCTGCTGCCTGGACCGGGGGGCATGCCG
The sequence above is drawn from the Periophthalmus magnuspinnatus isolate fPerMag1 chromosome 5, fPerMag1.2.pri, whole genome shotgun sequence genome and encodes:
- the mitfa gene encoding melanocyte inducing transcription factor a isoform X2, with amino-acid sequence MEDLKTHLENPSKYHLQQAQRQQVRQYLSTTLGGKTGSQCPSQPPEHGMPPGPGSSAPNSPMALLTLGSNCEKEMDDVIDDIISLESSYSEEVLGLMDAGIQMNNGLPVSNNILDVYGNQGLPMPGLGISNSCPPNLKREYTAPGLKQVLDKTGSCGHYENYQRPEGFPVEAEVRALAKERQKKDNHNLIERRRRFNINDRIKELGTLIPKSNDPDMRWNKGTILKASVDYIRKLQRDQQRAKELDCRQRKLEHTNRHLLLRIQELEIQARAHGLTLVPTPSVCTSELVARAIKQEPVLGDCPSDLYHHSSSPDMSPPTTLDLNNGTISFDRAPSADAGESSMYRSPRSCKQKDHCPSPRTPLRSPMSPEHNQHGSTADEQDHSC
- the mitfa gene encoding melanocyte inducing transcription factor a isoform X1 — translated: MLEMLEYSHYQTHLENPSKYHLQQAQRQQVRQYLSTTLGGKTGSQCPSQPPEHGMPPGPGSSAPNSPMALLTLGSNCEKEMDDVIDDIISLESSYSEEVLGLMDAGIQMNNGLPVSNNILDVYGNQGLPMPGLGISNSCPPNLKREYTAPGLKQVLDKTGSCGHYENYQRPEGFPVEAEVRALAKERQKKDNHNLIERRRRFNINDRIKELGTLIPKSNDPDMRWNKGTILKASVDYIRKLQRDQQRAKELDCRQRKLEHTNRHLLLRIQELEIQARAHGLTLVPTPSVCTSELVARAIKQEPVLGDCPSDLYHHSSSPDMSPPTTLDLNNGTISFDRAPSADAGESSMYRSPRSCKQKDHCPSPRTPLRSPMSPEHNQHGSTADEQDHSC
- the mitfa gene encoding melanocyte inducing transcription factor a isoform X3; this translates as MLEMLEYSHYQTHLENPSKYHLQQAQRQQVRQYLSTTLGGKTGSQCPSQPPEHGMPPGPGSSAPNSPMALLTLGSNCEKEMDDVIDDIISLESSYSEEVLGLMDAGIQMNNGLPVSNNILDVYGNQGLPMPGLGISNSCPPNLKREYTEAEVRALAKERQKKDNHNLIERRRRFNINDRIKELGTLIPKSNDPDMRWNKGTILKASVDYIRKLQRDQQRAKELDCRQRKLEHTNRHLLLRIQELEIQARAHGLTLVPTPSVCTSELVARAIKQEPVLGDCPSDLYHHSSSPDMSPPTTLDLNNGTISFDRAPSADAGESSMYRSPRSCKQKDHCPSPRTPLRSPMSPEHNQHGSTADEQDHSC